In the genome of Podospora pseudocomata strain CBS 415.72m chromosome 7, whole genome shotgun sequence, the window TCGTCTCGCTGTTTCTTGGCTGAAGTTGTAGCTAGATTAGCCAACGGTCTTTGATGGGCCCAAATCCAGAAGAAGATAGAACATACATTTACGCTCCTTTCGTTCTTCAACTCCATCCTCGCTTTCCGAGTCACAGGCAGCTGGTATGCGATCCCACTCCTCTCGGCCATCATCCGCATAGCCCTCCCCGTTGTCGTCAACAACGAAATCGTCCTCGTTAAGACGTTGGCGCACAATCTTCTTGTATTGGTTctcgtcgacctcctcgTACAAatcttccacctcttcgACCTCGTATGTGTCGAACTTCTTTTTGCCGGACTCTCGAAGGGCGCGCAGTTCGGCGAACTTGTCCCGCTTGCTCCCTGCTCTCGACATGGCTGGTAGGTTGTGTTGTTTTCCGAACTACAGGAAAATGGATAGAGATTGGGGACTCTGTTGGTTGTCCTAGACAGGAAGCGGCGGTGGGCAATGCTGGATGCTGTCACGAGGGTGGGCTTCAACTTTTGTCCATTAATTGGTCGCTGGTGTTAAAGTGGGTTGGACGCGCCTTTTCGTGTGTCGCGTCTCGAGGCGCGTACCCCTGTTTGATTGGTGACAAGGGTCACTCAGCAACAAAGCTGGGATCAAACCGCCAAATTCAACGTCACTTACACCAAAGACAGCAACATATGTGTGCCGTGTTCAACCACAACTTGCTATACTTACGTGAAGTTTTTCAGGATGGTATATTCATGTAGATTGCAGTTTCCTGAGTAACTTGAAGCCTCAATAACCAGAAGATCATGACATGGGTCCATGGTGATAGGACAATACCTTCAAGCTCGCGGTAGTTATATGTAGAGCTCTAGTGCACAAGCCTATCAGGTATTGTGTTCTgttttctctctttcaaaAGAGATTCATAACTCTCTTCTAAGCTTCTTTCACTTCCAAAAACCACAAGCATCCTGCTGTTCGAACTTCGAACTCTTGCACGACATTGATTATGGGGTGCAAGCCCAGTGCCGATCTATGGCCCCACCCGCACCCGTCTAGCTGGCCTTGGCAATCCCGCCCGCCAAAGATTGACGCAAGTGGGCTGGACggataaaaaaaaatatggACATCGAGGACCCGATAAGCCAGCACAGCTCAACCATcagccaacccccaacctcgaggGACCTTTGATCGATTGACCGAGTACTCTTGTCAAACTACCGGCCGAAACAAATTATCACGAAAATCTGTACGGCACAGGAACTCCAAGGATCGCTTTGCGCCAGAGTGTCAAGGAGCCAACGGGAGAGGACTTGGACGGAGTTATCAAACAAAGTAAAGTGCTGCGCATTGCGCACTAGATACCGCAGTCATGTTCGTCTGTCGATCATGCATCATCAACATGGGCGGGATGCGCCCCCCAATACTGCTCGAATCAAGGCTCTTGCGCCCTCTGCAACTAGCCATCCGCAACCCCAGTTCTGCCCGCCGCAAATATTCAATACACAAGTCCCTCGCCGAAGCGTATGGCGTCAATCGAAGAGACCTGGAAAAAGGGTTGGAGCAGGTCAAGGGCTGGATAGGGGTGGATGTGCCAGCAGAGATGGTTCTTGACCAGAACGAGATCCGAGCAGCGTTAGGAGAGGATGGCAGGCGGAACGGGCCCTACGTgcgagaaaaagagaagcaGGCTCTCCGACGACCGAAGAAGCTCAAAATGCGGGAGGCCATGAGATCCAATGCCGAATGGGAAACGAGTTCCGAACCGCCTCAGTCCAGCGTTCTTACAACCGAGGATATTGAGGAGGCGTTGAAGCAGGCGCAAGAATCAGAGGAACCAAAAGTTGCCAGTACGCCCGAGGAATCATTCCGAAATTCGTACCCGAGCAACAAGGAGCTCACGGATACTGGATCTGAAGAATTGCCCAGTCAACAATTGCTCAAGGTTAAAAAGGTCGCCAAGAAGCATCTCCAGTACCTCAAAGACCCCCTTCACATCGGCAACCACGTCAAGAAAGCACTCGCTGCCGGCAACTGGGACGAGGCCCTCATGATGACCCGTATGGCCTCGGTGGATACCAAGGTTGAGGTGTCCTGGAACCACCTGATCGACTATCAACTGGACAAGGGGCGCCTCCAGGCTGCCATCAAGACTTTCAATGAAATGAAAAAGCGAGGACAAAGGCCAAACGCAAGAACATACACTGTTCTTTTCAGAGGCTGTGCTGCCTCGGCGCATCCCAAGACAGCAGTGGCCGAAGCCACAAAGATCTACCGCTCCATGCTCAGCAAACACCAAGTCGGAGGCATGACACTCGAGCCGACAACCATTCACATGAATGCGGTCCTTGACGTCTGCGGGCGAGCAAACGATCTCGACAGCATGTTTCAAATTCTTGAAACCGCCAATAACGGTTTGAGAAGCCCCGACTCGATCACGTTTACCATCGTGTTGAACGCCCTGAGATTCGAGGTCAAATCACACACATACAAGTTTTCCGAGTTTTCGGATGCCCAGATCAGACGAAATGTGGAGCAGTCCATCCAGAAAGCGAGAGTAGTCTGGGAGGACGTGGTGGCGAGATGGAGAAGCGGCAGGCTCATCATGGATGAGCAGCTGGTGTTGGCCATGAGCCAAGTTTTGTTGCCGggtgacaagaaggagaaggggagcaTTTTTGATCTCTTGAAACAGACCATGTTGCTCCCGGTGCCAGATTCCATCAGCAGGAAGCTTCGTCGGGCAACACAAGCGCGAGAGCAAAGGGCGGCAGAGCAAGCAGCACgggagcaagaggaggagggtttggaggaagaagaggttgacgaAGTTGGAAaggcccctcccccgcccgcCTTGAGGGCAGGTCTTGCCAGGACAGGACCGGCTGCCACGATTCAATACGCCAACCCGGGACGACAAACGTTGACATTGGTCATGGAGGTTCTTTCTGATCTGAAGCAGACAGCGATTGCGCCAAAGTACTGGGAGTATATGACTGAGATGCTCGAGATCGAGCCCGATCACATCAACTACAACACATACCTCAAGTGCTTGCGAGTTGGTCATGCATCAGGTGAGGTGGCCAAAATCATTGCCTCTTACCCTCCGAGTATGCTCAACCGAGTGACTTTCCGTCTCGGTATGAACTCGTGCGTCAACGACCGgaacaacaccaacgtcTTTGACAACGGAACGAAAATCATCGACATCATGCTcaaggagctgaagaagcccGATCTTTTGACCATGCGTCTGTACCTGCACTTGGCGCGTATCGCCAAGACCAAGTTCCGAAAGCAGGATATTGAGACCAGATATCAGTACGGAGAGCAGATTagcaacaccatcctccgGCTTTTCCCAGTGTTGAACACACACGCGAGGACCCTGGCCTGGTCGGAGGAGCCGACAAAGTCTCCGCTGGAAGCGCTCGAAGCCAACAAGGAAGAGGTAAAGGAGGCGATGGCTACTGCACGGCATATGATCTCGGCCATTGATGTGGCTTGTCATGAGAGGCTTGTGAGACCGGCGGTGGCGAAGCAGCTtatggggaagaggaggagtctCAGTATTATGATTGAAGGGTTTTTGGAGAGGTTATATCCAGAGAGGCGAGCAGGGCGGCAGAACCCAAGCCCAGATCTGAAGGATGAAGACTGGGTAAAGAATGCGAGTACTGATGAGATCACGGAGGATGTAAAGGAGAATTGGAGGTGGGAATAAGTAAGGGGTTGTGAGAGGCTCGTGGTGTCTCTGTGTATAGTTAGCAAACATACGGATGTACGATGTTGGCGTATAAGACTATTTGCTGCAAGTATCTCGATGGACTAATCTAATCAACCGAGATGTCTTTGAACCAAGAATTGCAGTTTGGTGCTCTGAAGCATGTTACCCTCATACAGCCTACGACTTGAAGGTCTGTTAGCTCGGGCGCTCGGACCGGTAACTTAAATAACCATGCCTTTTGGCTTATAATAACTACAACGAAGCGGGAAAATTGGTAAAATAGGTGAATAAAGGCCCTCGAGTTTGGCAATACCCTTTTTTCCGCGTAAACATTGGTGGTTGTAGAGGAAAGTTGTGAAGTTGTTAAAGACGGCCCCACTTTAACAAACTTTCAGGGATTGGAGTGTATAGTGAAGACTTGGGTTTGACATTGGCACGTGCGCAAGTGAAGGCCAGCTCCACCGACACGCTCGGGCCCTGCGCCCGGTTGAACGCGCTCCAAAGCGCGATGCAGTGGGTGCAACTTGGAGCTGGCATACGAAATCACCCAGCAACTTCGAGATGGCTCCCACCAAGGATACTGTCAAAGTCGCAAGCGACTTTGAAAAAATCATTCAGGACGGTAAGAGTATTTGCGTCAAAGGTTTTGATGACGAGTTCTAACCATCCCTCTTGTTGGCCACAGGTCGCGCCAGAAAGAAGAACGAGGCGCTCGCTGCCAAAATCTTTAGTACAGGTCGTCGCTCGAGCACTTCCGGTTCGAATGGCAGTGCTCCCAAGGTCGCCGCACCTGGCGGGACTCTCGCCAGCCGTGCTGGTGTGAAGAAGGTTCGATCTCTTCGTTTATTTTACACCTGCGGCTCCTATTCTGACCATATTAGCAACCTCCCAAGGGCCCCCGGCATAGTACCGGCAACATCAACGGTGAATGGACTCACGATCTCCACACCCAACCTCCGAAAGGGCCCAAGGCCATGAACGGCAATACCTCCTCTCTCGCCACCCGCATCACGAACCCCAATGCGCCCCCATCACACGCACCCACCGGCCCCCGTGCGAAACGTCGCGCCGCGCAGATAGCGAATGGCTTGGAAAGATCGGGATTTCAGGTCCAGCCACCCTCAGGCCCCAAGCCACCCTCAGGTCCCAAGCAAAAGCAGAAGCCGATTCCCACTGGTCCCTctgccaacaacaacgcatTCAACAAAGGCCTCAGCATCCGTGGTCTTGCTGGGCCCTATGTCGTCATGGCCCAAAACTTCGCCCCAGGCACTACCGCGGCCGATATCGAGTCTGCCATGACCCCTGTTGGTGGAATTATTACATCGTGCCGGATACTCAAACAGAGCCCGATCGTCATCGCCGAAATCATCTTCGAAAGCAAGGAGGGTGCCGATAATGCTATTGCCATGTTCGACAAACAAACAGCCGATGGGAGGGTTCTGAGCGTTTACCACAAAGTGCCGAATGTTCGCGCCCCTCACACCAGCAGTCAGAATAACCGAAACAGCGGTTACGATGAGGACGATAGCGTTGTCGACGGTAGGTGGGGGTTTGAAGAGCCCATGCAGGTTGACTCTAATGGATCATCCTCTGGTGGCAACGGCAAGCCACCTCCTACTGGACCGAGCCTGTACTCTGATAGCTTGGTTAGTaaggccaacaccaaccgaTGGGGCAGGGGTTTCAGAAGATGAATAAACCCGAGAGAAGGAGCAGCAAAAACGCGAGGATCTGTATCATATGTTTAGCCGACCTCCCCCGACATCACATGGCAacgccatcttcctctccaatTATTGCTACGAGTGACGAGTTGGAGGTTGATATTCCTTGGCCAGTCTTCTCAGGGGCGGACAAGGCTGGCATCATGAGGGGCagaggatgggttgggagggagtttTGGCTTTATAAGACCTACGATGGGACAAATAGTCGCAAAGACTGTCCCTGCAAAGCATGCAACGAAGCAGAGCAAGCGCGAGGATTTATTCATGGCTATGCAACAGTCACAAAGGATATGGGGGTATAACATGGGATGAGGGCATTGGGAcaaggaggaaaaagaaggggacTGGCATGGCGTTGGAGGGCGtttttctgctttttctttctgctgGTAACCCCTCTGCCCCCGACATGGATAGCTCTTATTACTTTGAGCTTGCCTCGATCAATGATAGCAAATGTAGATAATCAGTGTGAAGCGGTTGTGGGGTAATGATTTGGGTGGACAATTCAATATATTACAGCTGTTCTTCAAGCTTCATTATTTACATAGTTACCTTCATTTATGACGACTAACTACCATCTTTACAACCCATCCAGCCGAAAGGCATACCGTTGCCGTTGGCTATCAATACTTGGGATCTTTCCATAACGTACCTCATATCCAAATATCTTGTCGAATTTACAGGCATATAATTGTCTACTCACGATGACCCAGTATTAACTTGGCCACCATGCTAACTTTGGcattcttctcttttttgttGTCGGACCTCCCTTTTCCACTTGTATAGTTACGGCTGTCTGTCTTTAGGTGCATGACAGAGATACTCATAGGGAGACTTACCACCCAGATTTAAAAACAAGACTGCCACTCATGTGATATGCCTGTGAGGTCACAACAGCTGCCCCATATGTGTAAGCCTTCCTCCATTTCCCACTCACGACATTTTGACTGGATGCtgggtggggatggtggtgatggtggtggtaggggtGATGGTAGGGGTGGAGTATTGATGAGGAAATCTTGGGGTGGTTGTCTTTGATTTAGTTACTTCAGGACAAGCGGAGAGGACTGGGTCTTTTGGAGGGTTTTATTCGAGTTGGTTGGGGGAgcggttgggggtggtttttttATCCATTCAGAACAGCTGTCACATTTTCCTGTAGTACCTAACTTTAACCTGCTGTCTTGGTAAGTATTTTACACCGAGATATACACATCTTCTCTGCAAATATTTTCCTACATCCTCAAAGTTATATACACACATTCTCTCCTACACAAAAGATATGTCAAAAGCAACAGTAAACAAAGCAACTCGGACATATAAATCTAGATTCGATCTCAAAAGATGCAAAAAGCTATCAGCATCCCACAATATACATGACAAGATAGGCATGTAGCTCACCTCATAAACTCACTACCCACCTAACCTCACTCTCACCCCCTTTattcccccaccccttcactAATCACCATGTACCCCGGACATCTTTCATCCTACATCCCACCCGACCCCTATAGACTTATCACCACGCAAAACATCACATCATTTCATCAAAAAAAAGTAATTtcgcaagaaaaaaaaacgttGGCTAATTacacaagacaagaaaacccatccctcccacgaccacaacctcccagaCATCATAGAGCCACCACACTCAAGTAAAGAAACCATTTCAAGAGCAACCTCCCAACCACAAAACATCCCCAAGCCACCTCAataccaacaaccccccttctcctcacatcaacaaccagcacTAACACAAATCTTCAGCAGACAAAAAAAGCGCAAGCAAGTCAACTTCAAAGCGGGGTAGAATGTGCTGTgctctctgtgtgtgtgactGTGACTGTGAACATAATGGTATAAAAGGACAGGGAAGTACAAAAAGTttaaaaaaaagcaaaagaaaaagaaaagccaAAGTGCGTTTCATGCCTGCTGCCTGCTTCTCTTGCTTTCTCTTGCCCTcgcccccttccttccctgcCGCTGTCCCTGCTTGAAATTCCTTCTGCTTTATCCattccctccctcttcgctTCCTTCCTCGCTTGCTCCTCGTAATTCTTTCCCATGTTTCTCCCTGGTTGTAATCGTTGATGGCTGGGTCGCCGCAGCGTTTCGTAGTCAACAACAGAGTGTAGTTCTGTATACCTCACGCTGTCCATGTGGGCGTACCAGGTCTTCTGAATGCAATAAGGGAGGGGGGCTAATAAGACGCCATGATATCCGGCGCTTGCTGTCAATCTCGGCTTTTGCGACTCCGGTCGATCGGCCATGCATCCTGCCTTTGGCTAATTTGTAACAATCTTTCCACATTGCGCTCCAGAAACAATGTTTGGCTGTTGGGAGATCAAGACCCACGACATGCGTCCAAAGGAGCCGCATGTCAAAACCATCCGCTGCATGTAGCAAACTCCAACGCCCCCCTGCCCAGCATAGGTCCATGGCTGCGCCCATCTATCCAACTTGTGGCTTGACTGGTTGGTGAAATCAGTGCCAGGGGCTCTGGTTATTCCCCATGAACCCTTCCTCGAGTGTTCGCTCCTCCAGGTTGCGGATGAAGTTGCGTCCTGGCTGCTGGGCGCGACTGCCTCTTCTGCCTGTCCTGGTCGATGGCCCGCCCTGGTCCATGCCCACCAAGCCAtcaggaggtggtggataaTAGGCAGGACTTGGCTGTAATCGAATCGGCTGGCTTGGGTCGAGGTGGCTGGCCACCCTTTGAATGGCAGCGGGAATACCGCTTTGTTGCTGCTCCATGGTCGAGGCACGCGgtctgggttgttgttgctgacgGTTTTGCTGCGAATACATATTGGCCTGTGGAATACCGCCGGCAGCATAGTTTGCTGGCGGCATTTGGGCAGGCGGTTGTTGTACGCCCATCTGGCCGTACCCGCTCGGTTGGCTGGCATATGCAGGTGGCGCGCCGGTATGTGACCCGCTAGGAGAATacatggtgttgttggagtaCAAAGGTGGTTGCTGTGGATGCACTGGTTGTTGATACTGCGGTGCACCCATAGACCCGTATGCTCCCTGCGCCGCCGAGCTGGCCTGAGCCTGAGCCTGCGCTTGCTGTGCCCTCTGCTTGCTCAGAGCTTCGGCCTGAATCTGCTGCGTCGTGCCTGGGGCAGGCGATCTGTTCAGGGCGCTAGACTTGAGGTTCATTGGCGGCACAAACTGGCCGGTATACTTTTGTTGGGTGATGAAAGGGTGCAGTTTCGCTTGCTGTGGCGACCATCTCTCGAGTGGGTTGATCGTCAAGAGGCCCCTGACAAAGTCGATGAACGCGATGCGGTTATTCATCTCTGCAAAATCCAAGTCAGCCTTTTCCCCCCTCGCCTGCGTATAGGCTCCAACATACCTCTATCAATCTCCGACTGCTTCATGTTCTTTCGGGGCATTGGATACGACTTGATAATCTCAGGCAGCGTGTTCGCCTGGAAATACTTCTTGCTGGGCTGCTCCTTGGTGTTGTGCTCCCGGGAATACTGCTCCATGCTCTTCAGGTGATATGTCCGCCTGCCAAAATCATCCTGTCTCTTCTCGAAGAAATCACCAGCTTGTTTGCCCACCTCGATCATCCAGTTTGGTGGATTTCCAAGCATCTCAACGATCCGCGAAACCTGGTTGTACTCGGAGGATCCTGGGAACAAGGGTAGACCCAGGAACAGCTCGACCACGATGCACCCCAGCGACCACATATCGATTGCTGACGAATATGGTAAGCCTAGTAGAACTTCGGGTGATCGGTAGAAACGCGACTGGATGTACGTGTACACAGTCTGACGCTCGTCGCAGGCGGAGCCAAAGTCAATAATCTTGATAATCGGGCTCTCGAGGTTTTTCAGCAGGATGTTTTCGGGTTTGAGATCGCAATGAATCAGCCGCGCCTTGTTGAGCAGCGTAAGCCCGTTAAGCAGCTGCTGGGCAAAGACTCGGACCAGCGTCGTGCTCAACCCGCGGAACTGGTTCTGTTTGATGAGCTCGTACAAGTTGACGCTCAACAGCTCGAAGACCAAGCACAGATGCTGCCTGTGAATGAATGTATCCTTGAGCCGGAGCAGATGATGATCGTCgttcttgtcgagcttggtgttgagctgCCAGCCGCGATTAGAACACAAGATCAGCTCTGTGAGGGAGATAGACCTACCAAGTCAAGCACAGACACCTCCATCATACTTTGGTTGAAGTAGGCGGTCCGGTTCTTGATCACCTTGACAGCCACGACCTCTTGGGTCTTGAGGTTTTGGCACTTGACAACCTGGCCGAAAGTACCTTGGCCAAGAACATCCAAAATCAAGTAACGGTTCCTGACCCTCGCAGTTAGCTTTCGCTTCAACCTCTATCCCAATCAAGACTCCAACATACTTGTGCCCGGCTTCCTCAGAGCCCAGGATATCGTTGACATAGAGGATATAGTCACTATCCTCGTTATCAAACCCATCGTTCTTCACACCCTTGCTCGGTTTCGTCAGGACACGGCGGGGATTCCGTGCCGAAGAGTACTTGAAACTGGGATTGCAAATCTGGTACGTGGCTGGAAGGTGCGCCGTGAGAGCTTGGAGAGGCTGTTGAGAAGTGTCAGTACATACGTCACCGGCATGGGTTCAAAATCTCGGCAATCTGGACGTACACTGATGAAGCCTCCCTCAGGGTTGGCTCTCCGGAACGGCGGCTGTGCGCTGATCTTGGGCTTCAGGTCAGATGGCCCTCGGATCTTCCTGAACTCGGGCACCGGGCCCTTGTCGTGCAATTGCATGGCTTGTTGGGGGACACGCTTGGGAGACTTGGGATCCATGTAAGAACCGTCCATGGCCGAGATGTTATTCGACGGCGAGTAGTTGTCTGGAATGGAGGAGTAGGGGTTTAAAGGAGGTAGCTGGGAGGCGGTTTGGCGACTACTGTTATAGTACGGGTTCTGCGGGGCATAGTCCGACGACCGGGTCGGCGACTGTCGTTGCTGGGGCTGCGCATACTGGCTACCTCCAGTTGACTTGTATGGTGATGTAGGAGACAAGACTTCCATGGGTGAGTATCGTTGCGCAGCGGTCGAGGGCTCTTGCTGCAAGTTCGCGGCTCGTCCACcagagaggtggtgggaatgaTGGGGGCGCAGGGGATACTTGACGCTGGAATTGACGCCGGAGTAGCCATCATGGGCATCCTGCATGGCGACGTCTCCGTTGCCGTCGCGAATCTGGGGACTGGTCATGGGcgaagacgatgaagatgcctgc includes:
- a CDS encoding hypothetical protein (EggNog:ENOG503P2XA); the encoded protein is MAPTKDTVKVASDFEKIIQDGRARKKNEALAAKIFSTGRRSSTSGSNGSAPKVAAPGGTLASRAGVKKQPPKGPRHSTGNINGEWTHDLHTQPPKGPKAMNGNTSSLATRITNPNAPPSHAPTGPRAKRRAAQIANGLERSGFQVQPPSGPKPPSGPKQKQKPIPTGPSANNNAFNKGLSIRGLAGPYVVMAQNFAPGTTAADIESAMTPVGGIITSCRILKQSPIVIAEIIFESKEGADNAIAMFDKQTADGRVLSVYHKVPNVRAPHTSSQNNRNSGYDEDDSVVDGRWGFEEPMQVDSNGSSSGGNGKPPPTGPSLYSDSLVSKANTNRWGRGFRR
- the YAK1 gene encoding dual specificity protein kinase yak1 (COG:T; EggNog:ENOG503NTYA); this encodes MEQWQSYTEPTSAGGSRRYNGSSQMSPREYSSNGQPAAQPPAGFKYDQYQGGLNPQQQQQQQQQQQQVQQASSSSSPMTSPQIRDGNGDVAMQDAHDGYSGVNSSVKYPLRPHHSHHLSGGRAANLQQEPSTAAQRYSPMEVLSPTSPYKSTGGSQYAQPQQRQSPTRSSDYAPQNPYYNSSRQTASQLPPLNPYSSIPDNYSPSNNISAMDGSYMDPKSPKRVPQQAMQLHDKGPVPEFRKIRGPSDLKPKISAQPPFRRANPEGGFISPLQALTAHLPATYQICNPSFKYSSARNPRRVLTKPSKGVKNDGFDNEDSDYILYVNDILGSEEAGHKNRYLILDVLGQGTFGQVVKCQNLKTQEVVAVKVIKNRTAYFNQSMMEVSVLDLLNTKLDKNDDHHLLRLKDTFIHRQHLCLVFELLSVNLYELIKQNQFRGLSTTLVRVFAQQLLNGLTLLNKARLIHCDLKPENILLKNLESPIIKIIDFGSACDERQTVYTYIQSRFYRSPEVLLGLPYSSAIDMWSLGCIVVELFLGLPLFPGSSEYNQVSRIVEMLGNPPNWMIEVGKQAGDFFEKRQDDFGRRTYHLKSMEQYSREHNTKEQPSKKYFQANTLPEIIKSYPMPRKNMKQSEIDREMNNRIAFIDFVRGLLTINPLERWSPQQAKLHPFITQQKYTGQFVPPMNLKSSALNRSPAPGTTQQIQAEALSKQRAQQAQAQAQASSAAQGAYGSMGAPQYQQPVHPQQPPLYSNNTMYSPSGSHTGAPPAYASQPSGYGQMGVQQPPAQMPPANYAAGGIPQANMYSQQNRQQQQPRPRASTMEQQQSGIPAAIQRVASHLDPSQPIRLQPSPAYYPPPPDGLVGMDQGGPSTRTGRRGSRAQQPGRNFIRNLEERTLEEGFMGNNQSPWH
- a CDS encoding hypothetical protein (EggNog:ENOG503Q4WQ; COG:S); translated protein: MFVCRSCIINMGGMRPPILLESRLLRPLQLAIRNPSSARRKYSIHKSLAEAYGVNRRDLEKGLEQVKGWIGVDVPAEMVLDQNEIRAALGEDGRRNGPYVREKEKQALRRPKKLKMREAMRSNAEWETSSEPPQSSVLTTEDIEEALKQAQESEEPKVASTPEESFRNSYPSNKELTDTGSEELPSQQLLKVKKVAKKHLQYLKDPLHIGNHVKKALAAGNWDEALMMTRMASVDTKVEVSWNHLIDYQLDKGRLQAAIKTFNEMKKRGQRPNARTYTVLFRGCAASAHPKTAVAEATKIYRSMLSKHQVGGMTLEPTTIHMNAVLDVCGRANDLDSMFQILETANNGLRSPDSITFTIVLNALRFEVKSHTYKFSEFSDAQIRRNVEQSIQKARVVWEDVVARWRSGRLIMDEQLVLAMSQVLLPGDKKEKGSIFDLLKQTMLLPVPDSISRKLRRATQAREQRAAEQAAREQEEEGLEEEEVDEVGKAPPPPALRAGLARTGPAATIQYANPGRQTLTLVMEVLSDLKQTAIAPKYWEYMTEMLEIEPDHINYNTYLKCLRVGHASGEVAKIIASYPPSMLNRVTFRLGMNSCVNDRNNTNVFDNGTKIIDIMLKELKKPDLLTMRLYLHLARIAKTKFRKQDIETRYQYGEQISNTILRLFPVLNTHARTLAWSEEPTKSPLEALEANKEEVKEAMATARHMISAIDVACHERLVRPAVAKQLMGKRRSLSIMIEGFLERLYPERRAGRQNPSPDLKDEDWVKNASTDEITEDVKENWRWE